Proteins from one Camelina sativa cultivar DH55 chromosome 8, Cs, whole genome shotgun sequence genomic window:
- the LOC104705487 gene encoding disease resistance protein TAO1-like, whose protein sequence is MTQLEFLIKQSTYFGPGSRIIITTRDMDVIKNVDNICSVQGLSDSDSLELFSSCAFKQSYPPEEYLELSMRAAVYAKGIPLALKVLGSFLCKKTVREWESALRRLDSSLDEEIFSVLRVSYDGLSDEERGMFLQLACFFIGEQRSFISSLLDGCGISADIGMRALVDKCMITFTDDRLQMHNLLQNMGRQIVKQQSPQDPSRRSMLWDFDEVHEILTENTGTLSTEAISLDLSENEELQISCRAFAGMRNLKFLRFSNKQSNEESCKTHLPEGLDFLPPKLLLLRWDFFPLASLPERFNPDKLVELHLSNSKLERLWEAVQSLSNLKWIDFSNSRYLKELPDLSNAPKVESIIARGCEDLVTIPAPRNKLESLEFLDLSGCSKLKEFPEISWNIKRLFLADSGIVEIPRSIENFHQLVDLDMRRCTMLKNVAQIGPKLEKLEFVDLSGCSRVTSFPDISCTVEVLLLNETAIEEIPSHIKYMKKLELLEVKNCRRLKSLPSSICALQSLVELNISGCPNFTSFPEITETMDSFKYLSLNGTAIRELPPSLENLTGLCSLDLENCNSLISLPDSLSKLKSLEDLNISGCSNLDSLPGRIGNFGSLVHVRASGCRSEVVDFIEGGSSSLQILDLSDCGIKEFPEAVTLLSTVKELDMSQNSFSTIPPSLKDLQELQTLDLSHCHELLSISGVPAGLTRLSVLNCRSLETVALSNSSELQLYPLNNVEAFWFADCPSLSQYAIDNIKVFAKRRIHVLASHFGVILGFRGEELSLNIWMKPQQMQYLLSSMYGYENLHEALIGLHTAFFSDELIIKEPPSMLLCRILHDFHERYRLDVQGLLHFFSLIAHLYLYYQGKPSTNFCLPGDDIPEWFCHQRIGSFIAVLVQPPEHSNDKVLLVGFAISVLVAFDDYHDDKGIRIKYECHFHSNFLGTRVGAGYLRGWDGQKGKRLSVKGDHLFLGYDSSIMFDAANGIKQFVNYSEDLVKATFRCYVVDEDDNPINSCSVKKCAIQPLYVNDMTKSPKEFLSRQNVTKGLTTSFAGFLEKVLRNLDLYGAISLGIMNVLGDLSVDVVHKGGYVYIMIKCDNAGLPLGLQILNVHLGTAPLAVKLIEMAEQSKDPRAFSIEFSDVDDGDFGCRIKVKKCEFRPLQSHVMLIGRSAVT, encoded by the exons ATGACTCAACTGGAATTTTTAATCAAACAATCGACTTACTTTGGCCCTGGAAGTCGAATCATTATTACAACACGAGACATGGATGTAATCAAGAATGTTGACAATATATGTTCTGTGCAGGGACTATCTGACAGTGATTCTCTTGAACTGTTTTCAAGTTGCGCCTTCAAACAGAGCTATCCTCCTGAAGAATATTTGGAATTGTCAATGAGGGCAGCTGTTTATGCAAAGGGGATCCCTTTGGCTTTGAAAGTTTTGGGTTCCTTTCTCTGTAAAAAAACTGTGCGAGAGTGGGAAAGTGCATTGAGAAGACTCGATAGTTCTCTTGATGAAGAAATCTTCAGTGTACTCCGTGTAAGTTATGATGGACTCAGTGATGAAGAGAGAGGGATGTTTCTCCAACTTGCTTGTTTCTTCATTGGGGAACAGCGAAGTTTCATAAGTAGTCTTCTGGATGGTTGTGGTATCTCTGCGGATATTGGAATGCGTGCACTTGTTGATAAGTGTATGATTACCTTTACGGACGACAGGCTGCAGATGCATAACTTGTTACAGAACATGGGTAGACAAATTGTAAAGCAGCAATCACCTCAGGATCCCAGCAGACGCAGCATGCTGTGGGACTTTGATGAAGTCCATGAAATCTTAACAGAAAATACG GGAACTCTATCAACGGAAGCCATATCCCTTGACCTTTCTGAAAACGAAGAGCTGCAGATAAGCTGTCGTGCTTTTGCAGGGATGCGTAATCTGAAATTTCTAAGATTTTCTAACAAGCAGTCTAATGAAGAAAGCTGCAAAACCCACCTTCCAGAAGGCCTTGACTTTCTCCCTCCTAAACTGCTTTTACTTAGGTGGGACTTCTTTCCTTTAGCAAGTTTGCCAGAAAGATTTAATCCGGATAAACTTGTCGAACTTCATCTGTCCAATAGCAAACTTGAGCGTTTGTGGGAAGCAGTACAG TCTCTATCAAATTTAAAATGGATTGATTTTAGCAACTCTCGGTACCTGAAGGAGTTGCCAGACTTGTCAAATGCACCCAAAGTTGAGAGTATCATTGCCCGAGGATGTGAAGATTTAGTGACTATCCCAGCTCCAAGAAACAAGTTGGAATCTCTTGAGTTCCTGGATCTCTCTGGATGCTCAAAGCTAAAAGAGTTTCCAGAGATTTCATGGAATATTAAAAGGTTGTTTTTGGCTGATAGTGGGATAGTAGAAATACCACGATCAATTGAAAATTTCCATCAGCTTGTTGACCTAGACATGAGAAGGTGCACAATGCTTAAGAATGTTGCACAAATCGGTCCAAAGTTGGAAAAGTTAGAATTTGTGGATCTATCTGGTTGTTCTAGAGTTACAAGCTTTCCAGATATTTCTTGTACTGTGGAAGTGCTTCTTCTGAATGAGACTGCCATAGAAGAGATCCCATCTCATATCAAGTACATGAAAAAACTAGAGTTACTGGAAGTGAAGAATTGTCGGAGGTTGAAGAGTCTTCCTAGCAGTATTTGTGCGTTACAGTCTCTAGTGGAACTCAATATTTCTGGATGTCCAAACTTCACTAGCTTTCCTGAAATCACAGAGACTATGGACAGTTTTAAGTATCTTTCTTTAAACGGAACGGCCATTAGAGAGCTACCTCCTTCACTCGAGAACTTGACTGGCCTTTGTTCTCTAGATTTGGAGAATTGCAACAGCCTCATCAGCCTTCCAGATAGCTTATCCAAGTTAAAGTCCCTGGAAGACCTTAATATCTCTGGCTGCTCGAATTTGGATAGCTTGCCAGGACGCATTGGAAATTTTGGATCTTTAGTTCATGTCAGAGCAAGTGGATGCAGAAGTGAAGTTGTTGATTTTATAGAGGGCGGCTCAAGCTCACTACAAATTCTTGATTTAAGTGACTGTGGGATCAAAGAGTTTCCTGAGGCTGTAACACTTTTATCTACAGTGAAAGAGCTAGATATGAGTCAAAATTCTTTCAGCACAATACCTCCAAGCCTCAAGGATCTTCAAGAGCTCCAAACTCTCGATTTAAGCCATTGCCATGAGCTCCTATCTATATCAGGGGTCCCAGCTGGTCTGACAAGGCTTAGCGTACTCAACTGTAGATCACTGGAAACGGTTGCACTCAGTAACTCTTCTGAGCTTCAGCTTTATCCTTTGAACAATGTGGAAGCCTTTTGGTTTGCTGATTGTCCATCACTAAGTCAATATGCAATAGACAACATCAAGGTATTTGCAAAACGCAGAATCCATGTCCTGGCATCCcattttggtgttattttagGCTTTAGAGGTGAAGAACTGTCTCTCAACATATGGATGAAACCACAACAAATGCAGTATTTGCTCTCTAGCATGTACGGATATGAGAACCTTCATGAAGCACTGATAGGACTGCACACAGCTTTTTTCAGTGATGAACTGATAATAAAGGAGCCTCCATCTATGCTACTTTGTCGCATACTCCATGATTTCCATGAACGGTATAGGTTAGATGTTCAAGGTCTCCTACATTTCTTCTCCTTGATCGCGCATCTATATCTTTATTACCAAGGAAAGCCTTCAACCAATTTCTGCTTACCAGGGGATGATATTCCTGAATGGTTTTGTCACCAAAGAATTGGGTCATTTATTGCAGTTCTGGTTCAGCCTCCCGAACATTCAAATGACAAGGTCTTGTTGGTAGGTTTTGCTATATCGGTTCTTGTTGCATTTGACGACTACCATGATGATAAGGGTATCAGAATCAAATATGAATGTCACTTCCATTCCAACTTTCTTGGCACTCGCGTTGGAGCAGGATATTTGAGGGGATGGGATGGGCAAAAGGGAAAGCGTTTGTCTGTTAAAGGAGATCATTTGTTCTTGGGGTATGATTCGTCTATTATGTTTGATGCGGCCAATGGAATCAAACAATTTGTTAATTATTCTGAAGATCTTGTCAAAGCCACTTTTCGATGTTATGTCGTTGATGAGGATGACAATCCTATCAACTCCTGCAGTGTGAAGAAGTGTGCAATCCAACCTCTTTATGTCAATGACATG ACCAAGTCTCCAAAAGAATTCTTAAGCAGACAGAACGTAACCAAAGGATTGACCACAAGTTTTGCAGGGTTTCTTGAGAAG GTGTTGCGAAATTTGGACTTATATGGTGCAATTTCATTAGGCATCATGaatgttcttggtgatttatcTGTGGATGTTGTCCATAAG GGAGGATATGTTTATATCATGATAAAATGTGATAACGCAGGCCTGCCTTTAGGCCTTCAGATTTTGAATGTGCATCTTGGGACAGCACCACTCGCAG TCAAGCTGATTGAAATGGCCGAACAATCTAAAGATCCAAGGGCGTTCTCAATTGAGTTCTCGGATGTGGACGATGGAGATTTTGGTTGCAGAATCAAAGTCAAAAAATGCGAGTTCCGTCCATTGCAGAGCCATGTCATG CTAATTGGCAGATCTGCTGTTACCTAA